In one window of candidate division KSB1 bacterium DNA:
- the mutM gene encoding bifunctional DNA-formamidopyrimidine glycosylase/DNA-(apurinic or apyrimidinic site) lyase: MGLTILEWFEDGDHGNPMPELPEVETVRRGLEACIGGAGILRVEILRADLRTPVDADALRRMEGASFVSFRRRGKYLVGDVSSGLSLIVHLGMSGRLLLRPSGEELHKHDHVRWILDNGLELRFRDPRRFGSVLVAPTASVLQSPPLAGLGIEPLDSAFTPAVLSRLLASSRQTMKSFLLDQTRVAGIGNIYANEILYRAGLHPSQRASELSERQIERLHESIVNTLREAIEQGGTTIRDYQDPNGQLGWFSLRLAVYHREGEPCPRCGAPIERLRSAGRSTFFCPNCQTLCPPQGEEHPAGDPTFPHRR; the protein is encoded by the coding sequence ATGGGACTCACTATCTTAGAATGGTTCGAAGACGGCGATCACGGAAATCCGATGCCGGAACTGCCTGAGGTAGAGACGGTCCGACGAGGGTTGGAGGCCTGCATAGGTGGTGCAGGCATCCTGCGCGTGGAGATCCTAAGGGCCGATCTTCGCACGCCCGTCGACGCCGACGCTCTGCGCCGGATGGAGGGGGCCTCTTTCGTGTCCTTTCGCAGGCGCGGGAAGTATCTGGTGGGGGATGTCTCCTCGGGGCTGTCGCTGATCGTCCATCTCGGCATGAGTGGGAGGTTGTTGCTCCGCCCCAGCGGCGAGGAGCTGCACAAGCACGACCATGTGCGGTGGATCTTGGACAATGGCCTCGAGCTCCGATTCCGGGATCCGCGCCGCTTCGGATCGGTCCTGGTTGCGCCGACGGCCTCGGTCCTCCAGAGTCCTCCTCTGGCGGGATTGGGCATCGAACCTCTCGACTCCGCGTTCACGCCGGCGGTCCTTTCGCGCCTCTTAGCCTCTTCCCGGCAAACCATGAAGTCCTTTCTCCTGGATCAAACCCGCGTGGCCGGAATCGGGAATATCTACGCCAACGAGATCCTGTATCGAGCGGGTCTCCACCCCTCGCAGCGGGCCTCGGAACTGAGTGAAAGGCAGATAGAGCGTCTCCACGAGAGCATCGTGAACACGCTTCGGGAGGCGATCGAACAGGGGGGTACGACCATTCGCGACTATCAGGACCCCAACGGCCAGCTCGGGTGGTTCAGCCTCCGCCTGGCGGTCTACCACAGAGAAGGGGAGCCGTGTCCGCGCTGCGGTGCTCCCATCGAAAGGCTAAGATCCGCCGGGCGAAGCACGTTTTTCTGCCCGAATTGCCAGACACTTTGTCCACCGCAGGGTGAGGAGCATCCGGCGGGGGACCCAACCTTTCCCCATCGCAGGTGA